The following proteins are co-located in the Longimicrobium sp. genome:
- the pdxH gene encoding pyridoxamine 5'-phosphate oxidase, which produces MAERAEPFRRFAEWMERALAAQVPEPTAMALATADAQGHPSVRMVLLKGFDEDGFVFYTNLESRKGRELAENAHAALCFFWQPLELQVRIEGRVEPVSAAEADEYYASRARGSRIGAWASLQSQPLGSYQDLMAGVQEYEARFTGDDIPRPPHWSGFRVIPSRIEFWQGRPNRLHERERFDLDPADPNLWRVQNLYP; this is translated from the coding sequence ATGGCGGAGCGCGCGGAGCCCTTCCGCCGCTTCGCGGAATGGATGGAGCGCGCGCTGGCGGCCCAGGTGCCGGAGCCCACGGCCATGGCGCTCGCCACGGCCGACGCCCAGGGGCACCCGTCCGTGCGGATGGTGCTGCTGAAGGGCTTCGACGAGGACGGCTTCGTCTTCTACACCAACCTGGAAAGCCGCAAGGGGCGCGAGCTGGCGGAAAACGCCCACGCGGCGCTCTGCTTCTTCTGGCAGCCGCTGGAGCTGCAGGTGCGCATCGAGGGGCGGGTGGAGCCCGTCTCCGCCGCCGAGGCCGACGAGTACTACGCGTCTCGCGCCCGCGGCAGCCGCATCGGCGCGTGGGCGTCGCTGCAAAGCCAGCCGCTGGGCTCGTATCAGGACCTGATGGCCGGCGTGCAGGAGTACGAGGCGCGTTTCACGGGCGACGACATCCCGCGTCCGCCGCACTGGTCCGGGTTCCGGGTGATCCCCTCGCGCATCGAGTTCTGGCAGGGCCGCCCCAACCGCCTTCACGAACGCGAGCGCTTCGACCTGGACCCGGCGGACCCAAACCTGTGGCGCGTGCAGAACCTGTATCCATAG
- a CDS encoding DUF2911 domain-containing protein translates to MTRIVTSNPAALALVLAASLAACAGQQQPPPPEQTPAQTAPAQPAPSATPAARPASAQQPASPRDTAEIVFAERRIMVDYGRPYMRGRTVMGGLVPYGQVWRTGANQATHLMTQHDLRIGNVSVPAGTYTLYTLPGETAWQLIVSRQTGQWGTVYQQAQDLARIPMQVGRTAAPVEQFTISLNADPGASRVNLVMEWENTRAWVPIEIVNGGAR, encoded by the coding sequence ATGACCCGCATCGTTACATCCAACCCCGCCGCGCTGGCCCTGGTGCTCGCTGCGTCGCTCGCCGCCTGCGCCGGGCAGCAGCAGCCGCCACCGCCCGAGCAGACGCCCGCGCAGACCGCCCCCGCGCAGCCCGCGCCCTCCGCGACTCCGGCCGCGAGACCCGCGTCGGCGCAGCAGCCCGCCAGCCCACGCGACACGGCCGAGATCGTCTTCGCGGAGCGCCGCATCATGGTGGACTACGGGCGGCCGTACATGCGCGGGCGCACCGTCATGGGCGGGCTGGTGCCGTACGGGCAGGTGTGGCGCACGGGCGCCAACCAGGCCACCCACCTGATGACGCAGCACGACCTGCGCATCGGAAACGTATCGGTTCCGGCGGGCACCTACACGCTGTACACGCTTCCCGGCGAAACCGCGTGGCAGCTGATCGTCAGCCGCCAGACGGGGCAGTGGGGCACCGTGTACCAGCAGGCGCAGGACCTGGCCCGCATTCCCATGCAGGTGGGCCGCACGGCCGCGCCGGTGGAGCAGTTCACCATCTCGCTGAACGCCGACCCTGGCGCCAGCCGCGTGAACCTGGTGATGGAGTGGGAGAACACGCGGGCCTGGGTGCCCATCGAGATCGTCAACGGCGGCGCACGGTAG